Genomic window (Insulibacter thermoxylanivorax):
CCTTGCTTCTTTAGGCAAGGGTTGACTTAAACGTTCTTCAGTAAAATACAACTCTGCTGCTTCAAGATCTTTCGGATCTCTTAAATCTAATTTATTCTTCAAAACATTCATACCCGGATAGTGGTACGATAGATAAATATTTTCCTCTTGTTTTGAACGATTAAAATGCATCAATTTGAAACTCACCGCCTATGTTTCTTAGATTTGATAAAATCTCCGATGAGCTTAATGCGTTCCTCCGTATCATGAATCCCTTGTTTATCAAGTTCCTCTACGAACGCATCGATCTTGGGGTTTGGAAGAATGTTCTCAATATAATTATTCACTCGCATTTGCTCCCTTCTGAATTTCACATGTTCAGGCTTCATTGATGCGTAAATGCTTTCTTTGATCATACGAATGCTCCTTTCATTCAGCTGTATCTTTCCCCGGCCAGTTTGTTTACAGCAGCTCTTGTTTCTTCACGGCTCGGGGAGACATATATTTTGGTGTAATTAATATTCGTGTGGCCAAGCAGCCTCGCAATCGTCTGTAATGATTCGCCGCGCTCAGCGAGATCATGCGCAAATGTATGTCGTAACACATGCGGTGTCAGATCCGGTATCCCAACCTTTACACTAAGCGATCGGAATAAATGTTCAATTCCATCTACCGTCAATGCATTTTTTCGCTGTGAAATAAAAACTTTTTTTGTATTCACATCATCGCGGTATTCCAGCCATTCTTCTAACACCCCAACTAAATCTTTATTCATCGGAATATGCCTAGACTTTCCGCCCTTACCATCTCGCACATGCAGGATCTCTTCATAAAAATCGAGATCATCCAGCTCCAAATTCGCAACTTCCGACACCCTTAATCCCGCATGCAGCATCACAAAGCAAATTGCTCGGTTACGCGTAAACCGCCAGGCATTCTTCTTTCTCAGTTCCGCGTTATCGATATAAAAGAGAAGTCGGCTTCGTTCTGCTCGATCCAGCCATCGAGGCTGATCGAATTCCTGAACCCTTTGAGGCCGCAATTTAACTGCTGGGTTTGAAGGGATAACGCCTTGTTCCTGCA
Coding sequences:
- a CDS encoding tyrosine-type recombinase/integrase, translating into MNFDNFRLWLQEEGKRSNTITRYIKVASDFIDWHMSKTGQTFDPRLVTPLDMQDWKSYLLNEATYVTSHGQQQRYSVSTVNNAIKSIKVFFDYLQEQGVIPSNPAVKLRPQRVQEFDQPRWLDRAERSRLLFYIDNAELRKKNAWRFTRNRAICFVMLHAGLRVSEVANLELDDLDFYEEILHVRDGKGGKSRHIPMNKDLVGVLEEWLEYRDDVNTKKVFISQRKNALTVDGIEHLFRSLSVKVGIPDLTPHVLRHTFAHDLAERGESLQTIARLLGHTNINYTKIYVSPSREETRAAVNKLAGERYS